The Leptospira mtsangambouensis genomic sequence ATAAGGATCAAGCCAAATTTCTAATCGTTTTTTACGATACCCAACTTGTGTCACAAGAACTACTAGTAGCGGTAGAACAGAGGCACCCAAAATAAAAAGTCGTTTCATGGGGAAACCAGCAAGCAGGACGAAAAAAAATAAAACTAGTAGAAGTTCGACAGTGGTTCCAAATGCAGGTTCAATGACAATGAGAACCAATGTTACAAAAATAAGAAATACCGAAGTAATTTTCTTCCGGTCCCATTTTACCTTTTTAAAATCAAAGTTATAAAAAAAATAAGATGAAAATAACAGAATGCTGATTTTTGAAAATTCGGATGGTTGGATTTGAACTCCACCTATTTGGATCCAACGGTTAAAACTTCTTCCATAACTTGTCCCAACAGATTTTCCTAGTCCAGGAATGAATACGGAAATCAGAAGTAATAAACTTAAAACAGAAAACAAAAAAGACCACCTAACAAGAAACTGATAGGGAATTTGACTAAAAACCAAAAATGAAAAAATCCCAAGCGCACCCCATAACAACTGCTTGTTTAGGTAATAATTGGGATCTGAAAATTCACGTTCTGCGGGAATCACGGAGGCACTGTACATAATGACAATACCCATTCCAAACAAAAGAAAAATCCCATACAATACCGGACCATCAAACCTCGAAGTCCCAAAACGAAAGAGGTTTTGTATGTTCCGAAAAATTTGCATTATTGGATTTTCAGTGTAGATAAGGTAATGATCGCAAGAATGATTCCAATGATCCAAAATCGAATCACAACCTTTTCTTCCGACCAACCTGACAATTCAAAATGATGGTGCAAAGGTGCCATTTTAAAAATACGTTTCCCAGTCAGTTTAAAGGAACCTACTTGTAAAATCACACTCACTGCCTCAGCCACAAATATACCTCCGAGGATGACAAGAAGGATTTCTTTTTTGAGCATAATGGCAACAAGTCCAAGTGTGGACCCAAGAAATAGAGATCCAGTATCACCCATAAACACTTGGGCAGGATGGCAATTAAACCATAAAAATCCAAGTAAAGCCCCAGAAAGACCTGCTAGAAATACTGAGTATTCGTGAGAACCTGGAAGGTACGGAATGTGAAGGTAATTAGCAGCAGACGGAGTTCCTGATACATAGGAAATAAGTGCAAATGTTGCTGTGGCAATAACAACAGTGCCGGATGCTAATCCATCCAATCCATCCGTTAAATTGACTGCATGAGAACTTCCAATGAGAACGATGATGGCAAAGGGAACTGCTAAAATTCCTAAATTCCAAACCGGGCCTTTGACAAAAGGCAAAAATAAATCAGTGATTGTAAATATAGTTCCTTTGGTTGCAACTGTATTTGATTTTCCCGTAAAATAGAAGTAGAGAGTTGTGATGGATACAGCAAAGAAGATGGTAACTAAAAATTTGGTCCGAGCACGCATTCCCCCTTTTATTTTTTTAACCGACTTCATATAATCATCAGTAAATCCAAGGCCTGCAAAGAGAATGGCAGATACAAGAAGTAACAAAACATTTAGATTGGAAAGATTTCCCCATAACAGAGTTGAAATGGTCAGGGATAAAATCATTATAAGACCACCCATTGTAGGTGTTCCTGATTTGGCAGCATGGGATTGCGGACCGTCGTTACGAACCGATTCTCGAAACTTCAAAGAGAGAAGAAACGAAATCAATGACTTTCCAAAAAGAAAAGTAATAAACATAGAAGTAAGACCCGCCATCATCGCACGGAGTGTTACATAACTAAAAACTCTAAGAAAACCATAATCGTTTCCAAACGATTCATAAATCCACTGGAACATTCTATTTCCCCTATCGACCTAATTCTAAGTTTTGAAAAGCATTCTCTATTTCTTCAAAATCAATAAATTTTGATTTTTCTTTTCCGATGATTTGATACGTTTCATGACCTTTTCCGGCTACGACCAAAATTCCATCCCGTTCCAGTAAACTCACGGCTCGTTTGATCGCCAATCTCCGATCGACAATTTTTTCATATCTCTGGAATCCACGGGAGAACCCAGATTCAATTTCATCTAAAATAGCTTCTGGCGATTCCGTCCTTGGATTGTCAGAAGTGAGAATGACAAGATCAGCCAGGTTCTCAGCGATCTTTGCCATTTGCGGACGTTTCGTGCGGTCTCTGTCCCCTCCACATCCAAATAAACAAATGATTTGTTTGGGAGCAATTTCCACGCAGCTTTTTAAAATATTTTCTAAAGCATCTGGTGTGTGGGCATAATCCACAACGGCAATTCTTGACCTATCTGGAAATGGAACTACATGGAACCGTCCAGGAACCGTTGGAATTTTTTCCAAACAGGAAATCACTTCTTCCCAAGGAAAACCTAACTCGTAAGCCACTGCTAATGCAAATGATGTATTGAATACATTAAAATTCCCAAGTAGGTTTGTTCGAATTTTACGAACTTCGATAAAAGGAAGGTTTTTTGCTTTTTTATGAAAGCGATATTCACTTCCAAGTAGAGAAAGTTTTGTATTCGAATAGTTAAATTCCCCAGATTTTCCGAGTAAATAAATTGGGGATTTGAATTTTGCTTCCGCAATTCGTTTTACCATCTTTTCCCCAAAGGAAACATCTGAAGCAACGAGACCAAATTTATTTTTTACAGAAGATTGTTCCAAAAGTTGAAAGATTTTAAATTTACTTTCAAAATAATCTTCCATAGAAGTATGAAAATCCAAATGGTCTTGTGTTAAATTTGTAAATCCAGCGCAAGTAATTTCAAGACCTGCTACACGCCCCAGTTTTAATCCATGGCTACTCATTTCCATAAAAACATATTCAATACCTTCATCTAACATCTGTTTAAGAAGTAGATTTAATGAAGAAGCATCTGGAGTTGTGTATCCCGATTCTAAAACTCGGTCCATTATTTGAATTTGAACAGTTCCAATCAGGGCAGCATTTTTCCCAACTTTCCTTGCTAGGTGAAAAAGGATGAATGTTAACGAAGTTTTTCCATTGGTTCCCGTGATGGCCACAAGTTTCATTTTTTTTGCTGGGTTACCTGCAAGTAAACATGCAGTTTTCCCATGGGCTTCGCCCACAGCTTCTTCTGTTTCAAGGACCACTGGAAAAGATTCTAAAGTTTTTAATTTAATATCACGTTTAGAAATAATAACAACTTCAGATCCTCTATCGAGTGCCATATTTAAAAAGGTCTCTTGTTTTTCTGTGTTTTCTTCCGGCAAAACAAAGATATCCCTGGCCTCTAATTTTCGACTATCAGCCCAAATATATGCTACTTCTGTTGAGCT encodes the following:
- the mraY gene encoding phospho-N-acetylmuramoyl-pentapeptide-transferase, with translation MFQWIYESFGNDYGFLRVFSYVTLRAMMAGLTSMFITFLFGKSLISFLLSLKFRESVRNDGPQSHAAKSGTPTMGGLIMILSLTISTLLWGNLSNLNVLLLLVSAILFAGLGFTDDYMKSVKKIKGGMRARTKFLVTIFFAVSITTLYFYFTGKSNTVATKGTIFTITDLFLPFVKGPVWNLGILAVPFAIIVLIGSSHAVNLTDGLDGLASGTVVIATATFALISYVSGTPSAANYLHIPYLPGSHEYSVFLAGLSGALLGFLWFNCHPAQVFMGDTGSLFLGSTLGLVAIMLKKEILLVILGGIFVAEAVSVILQVGSFKLTGKRIFKMAPLHHHFELSGWSEEKVVIRFWIIGIILAIITLSTLKIQ
- a CDS encoding FtsW/RodA/SpoVE family cell cycle protein, which codes for MQIFRNIQNLFRFGTSRFDGPVLYGIFLLFGMGIVIMYSASVIPAEREFSDPNYYLNKQLLWGALGIFSFLVFSQIPYQFLVRWSFLFSVLSLLLLISVFIPGLGKSVGTSYGRSFNRWIQIGGVQIQPSEFSKISILLFSSYFFYNFDFKKVKWDRKKITSVFLIFVTLVLIVIEPAFGTTVELLLVLFFFVLLAGFPMKRLFILGASVLPLLVVLVTQVGYRKKRLEIWLDPYKFRFDEGHQLVTSFRAFFDGGSLGRPVGSGYAHRYLAYSHTDFVMASFVEDFGFLGFLFFLFLVIFLLVRIYFLLLRTKDKLGFFLGSGILILFGFQTILNLFVVTGIVPVTGISLPFLSYGGSSLITIFILFGILANITSKENLVL
- a CDS encoding UDP-N-acetylmuramoyl-L-alanyl-D-glutamate--2,6-diaminopimelate ligase; translated protein: MKVSEIIKRIPELKLIKGESSTEVAYIWADSRKLEARDIFVLPEENTEKQETFLNMALDRGSEVVIISKRDIKLKTLESFPVVLETEEAVGEAHGKTACLLAGNPAKKMKLVAITGTNGKTSLTFILFHLARKVGKNAALIGTVQIQIMDRVLESGYTTPDASSLNLLLKQMLDEGIEYVFMEMSSHGLKLGRVAGLEITCAGFTNLTQDHLDFHTSMEDYFESKFKIFQLLEQSSVKNKFGLVASDVSFGEKMVKRIAEAKFKSPIYLLGKSGEFNYSNTKLSLLGSEYRFHKKAKNLPFIEVRKIRTNLLGNFNVFNTSFALAVAYELGFPWEEVISCLEKIPTVPGRFHVVPFPDRSRIAVVDYAHTPDALENILKSCVEIAPKQIICLFGCGGDRDRTKRPQMAKIAENLADLVILTSDNPRTESPEAILDEIESGFSRGFQRYEKIVDRRLAIKRAVSLLERDGILVVAGKGHETYQIIGKEKSKFIDFEEIENAFQNLELGR